A window from Bosea sp. ANAM02 encodes these proteins:
- a CDS encoding NADPH:quinone oxidoreductase family protein, producing MKALLCDHSGSAEDLTIRDLPDPQPGPGEVVVAVRAAALNFFDTLIIQGRYQTRPAFPFSPSAECAGTIAAIGEGVSGWQIGERVAAWLGYGAAREKVAVSADQLIRIPERLDDAQAAGLFVTYGTAMHGLIQRAGLKAGETLAVLGASGGAGLAAVEIGALLGAHVIACASSPDKLALASEHGAQEEIDYARNDIRAELKKLTEGRGVDVLYDTVGGELAEPALRSMAWEGRYLVVGFAGGEIPKIPLNLLLLKGCDLRGVFWGDFVRRDPAGHRRNMERLLDWAAGGHIRAHVHATIPLERWTEAYALIANRKAKGKIVLTL from the coding sequence ATGAAGGCCCTGCTTTGCGACCATTCCGGCTCGGCCGAGGACCTGACGATCCGCGACCTGCCCGATCCGCAGCCGGGACCCGGCGAGGTCGTCGTCGCGGTGAGGGCCGCCGCCCTCAATTTCTTCGACACGCTGATCATCCAGGGCCGCTACCAGACCAGACCCGCCTTCCCCTTCTCGCCCTCGGCCGAATGCGCCGGCACCATCGCCGCCATCGGCGAGGGCGTGTCGGGCTGGCAGATCGGCGAGCGCGTCGCGGCCTGGCTGGGCTATGGCGCGGCGCGCGAGAAGGTCGCGGTTTCCGCCGACCAGCTCATCCGCATTCCTGAGCGGCTCGACGATGCGCAGGCCGCCGGTCTTTTCGTCACCTATGGCACCGCGATGCACGGGCTGATCCAGCGTGCAGGCCTCAAGGCTGGCGAGACGCTCGCGGTCCTTGGCGCTTCCGGCGGCGCAGGACTTGCGGCCGTCGAGATCGGCGCCCTGCTCGGCGCCCATGTCATCGCCTGCGCCTCCTCGCCCGACAAGCTCGCGCTCGCCAGCGAGCACGGCGCGCAGGAGGAGATCGACTATGCCCGCAACGATATCCGCGCCGAACTGAAGAAACTCACCGAAGGCCGCGGCGTCGACGTGCTCTACGACACCGTCGGCGGCGAGCTCGCAGAACCTGCTTTGCGCTCGATGGCCTGGGAGGGGCGCTATCTCGTGGTCGGCTTCGCCGGCGGCGAAATCCCGAAGATCCCGCTCAACCTCTTGCTGCTGAAGGGTTGCGATTTGCGTGGCGTGTTCTGGGGCGATTTCGTGCGGCGCGATCCGGCCGGCCATCGCCGCAACATGGAACGCCTGCTGGACTGGGCGGCGGGCGGCCACATCCGCGCCCATGTCCATGCCACGATCCCGCTGGAGCGCTGGACCGAAGCCTATGCGCTGATCGCCAACCGCAAGGCCAAGGGTAAGATCGTGCTGACCCTGTAG
- the rlmN gene encoding 23S rRNA (adenine(2503)-C(2))-methyltransferase RlmN, giving the protein MTASVPATAAPAAEPVLRRPSLVGRTRAGLTEALAEIGVPEKERRMRVGQLWNWIYHYGVREFDAMTTIGKGLRGQLAAHFSLDLPTVTAEQVSTDGTRKWLMRMPSTGPHDRGAEIECVYIPEVDRGTLCVSSQVGCTLTCTFCHTGTQRLVRNLKTEEIVAQLMVARDRLGDFPNRKAPDGAFVPNDGGRFVSNIVFMGMGEPLYNFDGVRDAIGVITDDQGLSLGRRRITVSTSGVVPQIGPLGDEMGTMLAISLHAVRDDLRNELVPLNKKYPIKDLLEACRNYPGLSNAKRITFEYVMLKGVNDSDAEARELVRLLKGIPAKINLIPFNPWPGTKYECSDWGRIERFSEIVFRAGYASPVRTPRGRDILAACGQLKSETEKLSARARLMLDEAQAAAPAVAAE; this is encoded by the coding sequence ATGACCGCATCCGTTCCCGCTACCGCCGCTCCGGCGGCCGAACCCGTTTTGCGACGCCCCTCGCTGGTCGGGCGCACCCGCGCCGGCCTCACCGAGGCGCTGGCCGAGATCGGCGTGCCCGAAAAGGAACGGCGCATGCGCGTCGGCCAGCTCTGGAACTGGATCTATCATTACGGCGTGCGCGAATTCGACGCGATGACGACGATCGGCAAGGGGCTGCGCGGGCAGCTCGCCGCGCATTTCTCGCTCGACCTGCCGACCGTCACGGCCGAGCAGGTCTCGACCGACGGCACCCGCAAATGGCTGATGCGCATGCCCTCGACCGGCCCGCATGATCGCGGCGCCGAGATCGAATGCGTCTATATCCCCGAGGTCGATCGCGGCACGCTCTGCGTCTCCAGCCAGGTCGGCTGCACGCTGACCTGCACCTTCTGCCATACCGGCACGCAGCGCCTGGTGCGCAATCTCAAGACCGAGGAGATCGTCGCCCAGCTCATGGTCGCGCGCGACCGGCTCGGCGATTTCCCGAACCGCAAGGCGCCGGACGGCGCCTTCGTGCCGAATGACGGCGGGCGCTTCGTCTCGAACATCGTCTTCATGGGCATGGGCGAGCCGCTCTACAATTTCGACGGCGTGCGCGACGCGATCGGCGTGATCACCGACGATCAGGGCCTGTCGCTCGGGCGCCGGCGCATTACGGTCTCGACCTCGGGCGTGGTGCCGCAGATCGGCCCGCTCGGCGACGAGATGGGCACGATGCTGGCGATCTCGCTGCATGCGGTGCGCGACGACCTGCGCAACGAGCTGGTGCCGCTCAACAAGAAATATCCGATCAAGGACCTGCTCGAGGCCTGCCGGAACTATCCCGGCCTGTCGAATGCGAAACGGATCACGTTTGAGTATGTCATGCTCAAGGGCGTGAACGATTCCGATGCCGAGGCGCGCGAGCTGGTGCGCCTGCTCAAGGGCATCCCGGCCAAGATCAACCTGATCCCGTTCAATCCCTGGCCCGGCACCAAATACGAGTGCTCGGACTGGGGCCGGATCGAGCGCTTCTCCGAGATCGTCTTCCGCGCCGGCTATGCCTCGCCGGTGCGCACGCCGCGCGGGCGCGACATCCTCGCCGCCTGCGGCCAGCTCAAGAGCGAGACGGAAAAGCTTTCGGCTCGCGCCCGCCTGATGCTGGACGAGGCTCAGGCTGCGGCTCCCGCGGTTGCGGCGGAATAA